The genome window AGGCGGCAGCGATCGCGCTGTGGTGTGGGGAACTGGGCAATGAGCTGGTCGGGAATATCCAGGTCGAAGTCCGATAGTCGTGGTGCGCTTTCATTAGTAGGGCGATCCATCCCGCAGACGAGGGCTACCAAAGGCGTTGCTGAGGTTGTTTTGCGTTGCCAGGTGACTTCAGTTTGAGGTAGGAATACACGCGCTCCAGAGCGACGCGTCCGCGGGGGGTTCGCTGCAGGAAGCCTTCCTTGATGAGGTACGGTTCATATACCTCTTCGATGGTTCGGGGGGACTCATGCAGCGCTACCGCCAGCGTCTCGATGCCCACCGGCCCGCCGTTATAGTTGTTCACCAGCGTGGTGAGGATACGCCGGTCCATCTCATCCAGGCCGATCTCGTCGATACCGAGTCGTTTCAACGCGTTTTTAGCCATCTTGACCGAGAGATGCCCGGTACCATCCACTTCTGCAAAGTCCCGTGCTCGGCGAAGGATGCGGTTTGCCACGCGCGGAGTGCCACGTGAACGGCGGGCGATTTCTTCCGCCGCTTCCGGGTCCACGCCAATTTCGAGCAGCTCCGCAGACCGGACGATCACCTCCTTGATCTCATCCGGGGAATAGAAATCGAGTCGCAGGACGACACCGAACCGGTCACGTAGCGGGGAGGTGAGATTTCCCAGGCGGGTGGTTGCGCCGATAAGGGTAAAGGGAGCCAGGGCCAATTGGACAGAGCGGGAGGCGGGGCCTTTGTCCAGCATGATATCGATGCGATAGTCCTCCATGGCCGCGTATAAATACTCTTCCACGGCATTGTTGATACGGTGTATTTCGTCTATGAAGAACACGTCCCGCTGGGCCAGGTTGGTGAGAATGCCGGCCAGATCGGCGGGCCGCTCCAGCACCGGCCCGGAGGAGGCCTTGATATTGACACCCAGTTCCCGGGCGATGATATAGGCCAGGGTGGTCTTCCCAAGACCGGGAGGACCGAACAGGAGTACGTGATCGAGGTTCTCACTGCGTCGCAGGGCGGATTCGATATAAACCCGCAGGTTTGCCACCGTCTCCTCCTGGCCGATGAACTCTGTGAGTCTGGACGGACGCAGAGATTTTTCGGCGATAATATCTTCTTCGGTGGGCCGCGGAGCAGTGAGTTTGGATTCGATCATTTCAAAACACGCTGGATATCATCTTCAGGGACGGATGAAGGCCACATTGTGATATGCCAAAATTAGTACGCGTTATAGCCGACATTCAGGCCACATTCTCCCTGCTGCTACCATTGAGTGGAGCCGTTAACGGTCACGGAATACAATAGCCGTTTCCATACCACGGAAAAAAGTTACTTCGGTGCCCATAGTAAACAAAGCGGGAAGTCAGGTGCGAGCTCACCCCTGAGATCGGAGGTGATTCACTGACCGGCTGGTGCAAGTGACTATAGCCTACCTCCATGAGCGGCAATTAATTTTGCTACTGCCGATATTTTGTACATTTTTATTGAGGAGTGCGCCATGCGGCAAGATCTGATTACCCGCGGCCGTTTTATCAAGACTGCCGCCGGCCTGCTAGCGGGACTGCCTTTTGCTTCCCACCTGCGGGCTGGATTTTCAACTATCTCACGGGTCAGTAAGCAAAGGTATCCGGTGCGGGTCATTGCTTCGGCCAACGGCCTCGAAGCTATCAAGCGAGCTTACCAGCTGATAACTAACGGAAGCGACACTCTCGAGGCGGTCATAGCCGGGATCAATCTGGTGGAGGATGATCCGGAGGATGTGTCGGTGGGTTATGGTGGCCTGCCTAATGAGGATGGAGTGGTGGAGTTGGATGCGGCGGTGATGCACGGTCCCAGCCACCGGGCCGGCGCGGTAGCTGCCCTCAGGAACATCAAGAATCCTTCCAGAGTGGCCAAGCTGGTCATGGAGACCACCGATCATGTGCTGCTGGTCGGGGAGGGGGCCCTGCGGTTTGCCCGCGCCCACGGATTCAAGGAACAGGACCTATTGACCGAGAAGGCCCGTAAGATCTGGCTGAAATGGAAGCAATCCCTTTCTCCTGATGATGATTGGCTGGCGCCTCCTGATGAAGACCCGCAGACCGGCTCGGTGGGCTTTCTGGCCCGACCTATGGGAACCATTCACTGTGCGGCGATGAACTCGCGGGGGGACATCTCGTGCGCTACCACCACCAGTGGCCTGGCCTTCAAGATTCCCGGCCGGGTGGGCGACTCGCCCATTGTGGGGGCGGGCCTGTACGTTGACAATGAGGTGGGTTCCTGTGGCAGCACCGGCCGGGGCGAAGCCAACCTCCAGAACCTGTGCAGCTTTGCAGCGGTGGAGTTGATGCGCGGTGGCATGTCACCCAAAGACGCCGGACTGGAGGTGTTGCGCCGGGTGGTGAGCCATACCCGCGAGGCCCGTCTGCGGGATGAAAAGGGGCGGCCCAACTTCGGACTTAAGTTCTACCTCCTCGGCAAAGGGGGCTCCTATTCCGGTGTAACCATGTGGGGGCCGTCCAAGTTTGCCGTGGCTGATGCCAAAGGTGCCCGACTGGAGGAGTGCGCCTTTCTCTATGCAAGGGATAATTGATCGGCCGCCGGGGGCGAGGTAACTTCCGCCCCGGCTAGCGGCGTGAAGGAGTAACTGTGGCGAATCAGTCCCGAAGGTCCCGGAGGGACTCCTCGGCGGGAGATCCCGTGGGAAAGCCAACCTACGATTTTCTATACAAGAATTATGCCTGGCCGGAGCCGGGCACCGAGCGCGTGTGTCCCTTTTCGGGCATCCCCCTGCAATTGAACGAGCAGCGGCCTGGTTATAATGGTAAACCCTGGACCTGTCCCGAGTGCGTCTGGTTTTTCAGCGAGGAGGAGCTGAGGGCCCCGGCTGCCTTCAAGGGCAAAGACTGCCCGTACACGCTCCAGCTTAAAGAAGAAACATCCATCGGCGAATAGCCGTCAGCGGCCAGCCTTCAGCAATCAGCCGGTAGGAACATAGCGCGGGCTCGCCGTGTCGGCCGTCACCCTTCGACGGAGCTCAGGGTGACACCTGGCCTTTACTTCAACAGCACCAGCTTGATACCGTGGATTTTCAAAGGGCGTTAACGCCCTGCGGGTTTCCTTCTGTTCCTTTGCCCCCCAGCCGTAAACGGCCGGGTTAATCTGCAAATCATTCGTTCCCTCGCTCACCTGGCCATTTATGGTGCCTCTACTTCATGAGGATCATCTTGATGCTTCTGGAATATAGCGCCGTTACCAAGCGGACGATGTAGACTCCGCTGGGGGCCGGCTGGCCATTGGCTAGCAGGCCATCCCAGACTACGTGGTGGTATCCGGTGGGCCAAGGCCCATCCAGTAACACAGCCGTCTCCCGACCCTGGAGGTCGTAGACCACTAGCTGCACCGATGTTGCGCGGGGCAGGGCGAAGCGGAGGGTGGTGGCGTGATTGAAGGGGTTGGGGTAGTTCTGGTGCAGGGTGAAGGCGGTGGGTAGGCTTGGGGATTCCTCCGTTCCTAGCACCGTCACTGACACTGCCTGGGAATAGCCGCTCTCATTGCCGTTGATATCCATGGCCGAAACCCAATAGTCGTAGCTCTGGCCCCTTTCAACAGTGGTATCTGCAAGAGCGGGATCATAGGTCTCAGCCATGATTTCCGCATTAGTATTGGCGGCGGCCTGCCGATATACCCTGAAGAAGTCGAAGTCGTAGTCCACCGGGCCATTCCAGACCAGGGAAACGGTGGGACCCTCAATCACCGACGCTACCAACCCCGTGGGGGCCGCCGGGATCAGGTTATCAATAGAGTAACCCGAGTCCATCGGTGAGGTGTAGTATACGGCAGGATCGGTGGTGTGGGCGGTGACCTGGAACCGGCTCCAGACGAGGCCGTAGGCGCTGGAATCGCCGAAGGTGGCGGCCAGGTAAGTGTAGCTTTCGGCCTGGCGGGCAGTCACCGTGCCCAAGTCCACCCATTCACCGTGGGGGTTCTGGAGCTGGATGCTGTATTGTGTGAGGCCTCCCAAAGGGTCATGATAGCTTGCAGACCAATTAAGATAAACATGACGCCCCTGGTCCTGTGGGACGTCCACGATGCAGGCGATAACGGGATAGTAAGGAGGATTAACTGTGACATAATTTTCTTTTGTGATTATTAGCGTATCAACACCATCTGACACCGTTAAACTCACGGTATACAGACCTATTTCAGTATAAGTCCATACGGGATTCTGTTCCTGGGAATCCATGGTTCCGTCATTATTGAAGTCCCATGCCCAAGATGTAATATGACCCATTGGATAAGAAAGATCCGCAAATTGTACGGTGAGAGGCACCCTTCCTTCGGTTGTGTTAGCACTAAAATCAACAACAAGCTGTTCGTATTCATCGGCACTTGTCTTAATCAGCCATACATCATTAAGACCTGCTCCATAGGAATAGGTAATGCCAGTAATTACATATCCATTGTCTTTCGTTTGCTGCACGGAGAGGCCTAAATCTTGGTCATTCCCCCCAAACGTCTTTTCCCACTGCACGTCGCCATTTATGTCGGTTTTGATTAAATATACATCGGTATATCCATAGGGATTGTCATAAAAACCAGTAATTATATAATTACCGTACTTAGTTTCCTTAACAGATCGGCCTCCATCATATCGATTATCTCCGAAGGTCTTTGTCCAAAGAGTATCACCATTACTATCTGTCTTAATTAGCCACACATCAGAATACCCTGCCCCATAGGATCTAGTCTCTCCAGTAATGATGTAACCTCCATCCATTGTTTGCTGGACCGAATGACCTTCATCCTCATCACTTCCACCAAATGTCTTTGTCCAGAGAGTGTCGCCGTTGATGTCAGTCTTGATCAACCAAACGTCTGAATATCCTTCTCCATAAGACCACGTCCACCCAGTAACGATAAAACCACCATCAACAGTTTGTTGAACAAACCTTCCAAAATCAGCACTACTTCCTCCAAAGGTTCTTGTCCATAAGGTGTCGCCATTGGTGTCGGTTTTTATCAACCACACATCACCATCACCTGCACCATAGGAACGAGTATACCCAGTAATAATGTAACCGCTGTCAGTCGTTTGCTGGACAGAAAAGGTAGCATCACCACCTGTCCCACCAAAAGTCTTTATCCATAGCGTATCTCCATTACTATCTGTCTTGATTAACCAAACGTCAGACTCATCTGCAATTATGGGATCATAATAATAGCCTGCGATGATATAACCATAATCAGGCGTTTGTTGGACAGACATACCTCTATCATCACCATGTCCACCAAACCTGCTTGTCCACAGAGTTTCACCATTGCTGTCGGTCTTTATTAGCCAACCTCCGACACCATAGGAGCGGGTATAACCGGTGATGATATAACCTCCATCAATCGTTTGTTGGACACAGTATCCTCCATCCTCATCACTTCCCCCAAAGGTTCTCGTCCATAAGGTGTCGGGTCCTTCGCCCTGGCTCAGGGCAGACTGGGCGCGTAGTGAGTTGGCAATACCGGTGAATAATAGGATTACAGTCAACAGATAATTCAGTTTCATAGGGCGCCTCCGTCTGTTATGGTTGAAGCAGGTTTGCGGACTGGCACTAGGCGAAAAACGCAATTTTGTCATCGAGAAAAACCTACTATGAAAAGGTATTGATTGCCGGTGAGTCAGGCAAGGGATTAGGGACCTGCCCTGAGTGTTCGCCTGAGATCACATCGAAGGGGATGAAAATCGCTGGGGCGACTCACCGAGTCGCCCCTACATACTGATGATTGCTAACTGCTGACTGCTCTTACAGGTACGGCCGCAGGTGGGTGCTGCGGGACTTGTGCTGCAGGCGGCGGATGGCCTTTTCCTTGATCTGCCGCACCCGCTCGCGAGTGAGACTGAACTCCTCGCCGATTTCGTTGAGCGTCAGAGCATAGTCCTGGTCGATTCCGAAGTACATCTTGATGACGTCGCGCTCGCGATCCTTGAGCGTGGACAAGGCCGACCGAATCTCTTCCTTGAGGGAGTCGTGGATCAAGATAGTATCCGGCTCCGGTGACTCGGGGTCGGCGATGACATCCATCAGGGAATTGGAGTCGGTGTCGGAGAAGGGCATATCCAGAGACTGGTGCCGCCGGCTGATCTGGATGGTGTGGGCCACTTCGTGGGGTTCCTTATCCACGTGCTTGGCGATCTCCTCGACCAGGGCCGGACGCTCGTACTGGTGCTCCAGCTCCTCAGCCGCTTTCACGATCTTGGTGATATCCCCCTGGCGGTTGAGCGGGACGCGCACCATGCGGGAGTGCTCGGACAGGGACTGGAGAATGGACTGGCGCACCCACCACACGGCGTAGGAGATGAACTTGAAGCCCCGGGTCTCGTCGAAGCGCTCGGCGGCCTTGATGAGACCGAGATTGCCCTCACTGATCAGGTCTTCCAGCGGACGACCCTGACCCTGGAACTTCTTGGCGACGCTCACCACGAAACGCAGATTGGATACAATCAGCTCGTGCTGAGCCCGCTTGTCACCTTTCTTGATGCGCTGGGTGAGTTCGATCTCCTTGGCCGGCTTCAGCGGTTCATATTTGCTGATTTCCGCCAGGTAGTTACCTAAAGCGCGGTTGGAATCACTTCCCATAGATGTCTTTAAAACTCTCCTTACTTTTACCTAACGAGCGTTGATTTATTTTGCCTGCTTTATTCAACAGGGCAAAACCTGAACTTCATTAAGGGACGAATTGTTCCCATCGTCGTGAATAAGCGGAAACCATCCTTCACTTTCAGCGCTTCCTCAGCTGCACAAAAACGCTTTATTTGCCTGAAAATCAGAGTTCAAGTCTACAGATAAATTCATAATTTGTAAAGAGTCGTTCCCTAACGTTCGTAGTTCTTTCCCCTGGCTTCCTGGCTACTGTAGGTTTAGCCAGATATGTTTATCGGCAGCCAGAGGCAGTTTTTGAAGGGGACGGTGATTTTGGTCGTAAGGCACATAATGTGGTGTTAAACAGGTCAGGTTGGCCTGTATGGGCCGGTCCCTTAGCGGTAAATTTTCACCTCAAACTATCATGCGACGGGTGTAGTCATGACCAATCCCATCATGAGTTTTGTATTGCGCAGTGAGCGGGGGGAAAGTGTGCATCTCACCGCCGCCGTGCTGATTGATCCCTCCGGTGCGGCGGTATTGTCCGCCGGGCTGGTGGACATTCCCTTTTTTATTCGATCCACCGCAAAGCCCTACCAGGCCATTGCCCTGTTGGCCACGGGTGCTCTTGAGCAGTTTCGGTTGACAGAGGAGGACCTGGCCATTGCCTGTGCCTCCCACAGTGGAGAGCCGGGTCACGTGGAGGCGGTGCGCGCCTTCATGGCCCGGGCCGGCGTGTCGGAGGCAGCCCTTCTGTGTGGTCCCCACTTTCCTTATAATCGGCAGGCGGAGGAGGAACTGCTGCGTCGGGGAGAACGTCCCACCGCGCTGCACAATAACTGCTCCGGCAAGCATGCCGCTTTTCTGGCCGCGGCACGGGCTATGGGCGCTCCACTGGACGGTTACCTGAGCCCGGACCATCCGGTGCAGCAGCTGATTCTGGAACACCTCCAGCGGCTCTCAGGGATCGAGGACATCCCGGTGGGGGTAGATGGCTGCTCGGCCCCGACTTTTTTCCTGACCCTGACGCTGCTAGCCCGCCTGGCTCAGCGCCTGGCAGCCGGCGACGATCCGCTGCTGGTACCTCAATTTAAGGCCATGGTCAGCAATCCCTTCCTGGTGGGAGGTACGGGAAGGTTTGATACTGATTTCACCACCGTGATGAATGGCCGGGCCGTGGCCAAGGAGGGGGCTGAGGGCCTGCAGACGGTGGCCATTCGAGGCCGCAAGGGCCGCGGCTGGGGCCTGGCGCTGAAAGTGCTGGACGGCAGCGCCCGCCCCATGGGCCAGGTAGCCCTGGAAATCCTGAAGGCCTTCAAGCTGGTCGGATCGGCAGAATTGGAGCAGCTGGCCGCGCACTACCGGCCTGCTTACACCAACCGCGCCGGACTGAAAGTGGGTACTCTGCTAACCCAACTGGAGCCGGGGCCGTAACAGGGCCAGTATCAGGTACCTTATCGTTCAGTGCCTTGCCTCTCTGATAACGTTTTTATTGTTAAGTAAACTGTTATTCCCTTGTCTTTTTCAATAAATGGCATGTAATAGGCGTAGAAGCGAGTGGATGAGATCACTCGAAGGGAGCAGGTGTTGCCGCGCTGAGGACCGATGATCTGCCGCCCCTTTGCCGAGCGGAGATCAGGTTAAAGTGAAGTCGTGATACAGGCGCTTGCCTTCAGGAGCCAGCTCTTTTTTGACATTCCGACCTGACAGTGAACAGGCCCACATTTTCAGGGTGACGCGGGTGCGGAAGATGCCGCGGTAAAGGCGCTCCATGGCATCTCCTCGTTGGACAGCTGCCATGAGAAAATGGTAGCGGCTGCCTTTCATCCGGTGATAGAACCATCGGACCAGTCTTGTCAGGTCGGGTTCGTACCCCGGACCGCAGGCGATATCGCGGAGCCACAGATAACGTAGAATACCTCCCGTGATAGGCAGCGCCGGCAAAGGGGTGAAGCGATTCAGTAACCGCGTTAAGGAGGCCACCAGTGCCAGGTAGGGACTGTAGGCCTCTACAATCGGTTTTTTGAAGGTGCCCTGGTCCCAGGTATGGGCCACGGCTACAGCTTTCCCATTTCTGTGGGCCAGGACGTAATCTTCTATCCGCATCCCTTCTTCTGTCAGTGCCATCACTCGCTGGAGCCTTTCAGGGGTGACCTCGATACGGAACTGATGGCGTTGATAATAACTATTCAATAGTTCGCAGATGGTTGTTAGATCGTCCCGGGTTGCCGGCCGCAGCTCCAGTCCCTTAAGGCTGTTTTGCACCGGCAGACCGGGATAAAGCTGGAGCATATCAAAAGTCGCGAGGTAGACGAAGTGGGGGAATCCCGCCCGCCCGGGAGTGAGATTTTCCACCGCCGAGTTGCCTACCAGGGTGGTTCCGATAGTCAGATCCACGCCATCAGCGCTGGCCTGCTGGTGTGCCTGGCGGAACAGGTGATAGATCAGGGGTGACTTGCGATAGTCGGGGTGCACGCGCACGTCGGCCAGCCAGCCCACTGGCTCCGGCCGTTCATTGACCAGTACCGGTTGCCAGCTCCAGCTGACGCTCCCGACTAACCGATCCCCGACCTCGGCCACCCACATGTAGCTGCGGGTGAAAAAGCGTAGTATCCGGGTATAATCGCCTTCGCGATAGATAAACAGGGTGGTATCGCCCGCCATGGGGCAGGCGCGTTCCAGCTCATCCAGGCGAGAAAAATCGGCGGGGGTTGCTGGCCGGATGTGAGGGGGCATGTTGAAAACTACGAGGGTAGCTTCCAATCAGAAAAGGTTTTTATGATAGATTTACACCTTAAGAAACGATCCGACTATCACGAAGGCATTGTTTCTGGCATATCGGACATGTAAGTTCGCCACGTTTCAGGTAAGCTATTGCAGTTAAATGATAAGCGCCTGAGACGAAAGTCGTCATATCCGTAGGCGGGCTGTGGTCCCGACTGTCCGGCTCAGGAGTTCGGGCTGTGGCGATCGGTTAATACTCATACCAGCGGCACTATTGCTGGCCGCCTAGCTTTCACCATCACCCTACGGATAACTGACTGACACGAATGCCCCGGGCTTGCTTTATGTATCCAATCGGGGGTCGTCTAAGGGCAGGACTACGGGTTTTGGTCCCGTCAATCGAGGTTCGAATCCTCGCCCCCGAACGCGATTCAATGGAATTAATGCACATATCGTCATGAAGCTATTCGCCGGTCGATCCAATCCGAAGCTGGCCCAAGAGATTGCTGATGAGCTGGGTATGCCCCTGGGAGCACTAACCATCAGGAATTTCAGAGATGGTGAGATCTGGGTAAAATTTGAGGAAAACATCCGCAACGAGGATGTTTTCATCATCCAATCTACCAATCCGCCGGCTGATAATATCATTGAGCTGATGTTATTGCTGGACGCCGCCCGCCGGGCTTCCGCCTACAGTGTCACAGCCGTGGTTCCCTACTATGGCTATGCGCGGCAGGACCGGAAGGACAAACCGCGGGTACCCATTTCTGCCCGGTTGTTTCTGGATACTTTCGAGGCGGTGGGGGCGAGTCGCATCATAACCATGGACCTGCATTCGCCCCAGATCCAGGGCTTCGTGAATATTCCCTTTGATCATCTCTATTCCCGGTTGGTCCTGCTCGAGCGTCTGAAGCGGGAGGGTTTGACCAATGAGACCGGGGTGGTGCTCAGTCCTGATATGGGCAGTGCCCGCATGGGCCAGGCATACGCCCGCTACCTGGATGTCGGCTTTGCACTGATCGACAAGCGTCGTCCGTCTCCCAACCGTGCTGAAGTAGTACACCTGGTAGGGCATTTGACAGACCGCCATGTGCTGGTCATTGATGATATGGTAGATACTGGCGGCACCCTTATCAGTGCAGCGGAAGCCGCTGTCGAGAACGGTGCCCTATCGGTGACGGCCATCGCCACCCACGCATTGTTCTCGGGTCCCGCTTCTGCGGATCTGCAACGGTCGCCCATCGACCATATTATCGTTACCAATACCATCGACTTTCAGACCAAGGGTTTAGAAGACAAGTTGGAGGTCATTTCGGTGGCCAAAATTTTTGCTGCCTCCATTCGGCGTATCACTGCCGGTCAATCCCTGAGTTCCCTGTTTGAATTGGAGAGTTAAGTCATGGCGACAAAAGAGTACAAGATTGAAGTTTTCAAGCGAGAAGAAAGCGGTAAGAGTGGTTTACGAAAACTCCGGGCGGAAGGAGTCATACCCGGCGTTTATTATGCTCACGATCAACAGGATGCTATTCCCTTTAAGGTAACCCTTAAGGAGCTGCGCCAGGCTTTGCAGAGTGACGCCCTGGTTTACCATGTGATTGTGGGTGGCAAGCGACGGAACGTACTAATCAAGGCAATCCAGTACCACCCCGTAACCGAAGAGATCATGCATGTGGATTTCCAGGGCGTCCGGATGGATGAGCAGGTGGAGGTACGGATACCCATCCACACGATTGGCCGGCCTATAGGTGTGAAAGATGAAGGGGGGCAGATCCATCAGGCCCTCATGGAGCTCGAGATCCGCTGCCAGGCGAGTGATATCCCGGCGTACATCGAAGTCGATATTTCTGACCTGCATATTGGACATGCTATCCATGCTGTTGACCTGGATATCGGGGAGGTTGAGTTAGTGACCAGTCCCGATACCATGGTGGTTTCAGTTTCCAAGGCTCGCGGTGCTGTAGAATTACCAGTTGTGGAGGAAGTTGAAGAGGAAGAATTTATATTTGAAGAAGGGGCGAAAGGGGAAGCTGCAGCGGAAGCGAGGGCCGAGCGATCCTCTAAAGAATAAGGCGGCGGTTTGCGACTGGTCATTGGTCTAGGGAACCCCGGTTCCCTGTATGCTAAGACCCGGCACAATTTCGGATACTGGGTGGTGGATGCCTTGGCAAGTTCTCGGCGGCTTCAATTTGGCCCGGGGAAGGGTGATTACCTGGTGGTCGTCCAAGAGTCCGCTGATCTGGCTCTGATAAAACCCACGCGTTTCGTGAATGAGAGTGGTCTGTCGGTACAGGAGGCGCTGGCGTTCTTTCGAGCTGCCCCGGAGGATATGTTAGTGATTTTCGATGATATTGACCTGCCGCTGGGCAGCATACGCTTCAGGCCGCGGGGCGGAGCAGGGGGGCATAAGGGTATGAGCTCCATCATTTATCAGGTGGGTTCGGAAGATTTCCCCCGTCTGCGGCTAGGCATTGCCACTAACGCGCTGATGCGCCCCAGTGAAAAGTATGTTCTGGAACCGTTCCGGCCTCAGGACGGTCCCCTGGTAACAGGGGTTCTAGAGCAGGCGGTTGGGGGGGTTAACTATTACCTTGAGCAGGGTATCGAGCGTGCGATGACCCAATATAACACGCGTATGATGGAAACACAGACAGAAAGAGAGACGCATTTAAGTTGAACCAGTTATTGGGGCTTATTCTCACAGCTGGCTTCCTGGCCCTGGTATTCGCTTTCTGGAAGACGCGCTGGATTGCGCGGCAGGATCCCGGTTCGGAGAGGATGGTGGAAATCGGTAGGGCCATCCGTGAAGGAGCGATGGCCTTTATCAAGGCCGAGTATCGTGTTCTGGCGGTTTTCGTAGTAGCGGTAGCACTGTTACTTTATTTTTTTAACCAGGGGCGTGGTTCCGGCCTGGGTTTGGTGGCGATATCATTTATAGTAGGGGCGTTGTGCTCCGGCCTGGCTGGTTTTATTGGATTGCGTGTCGCTACCAGAGCTAACCATCGCACCACCCATGCCGCCTCCAAGAGTCTCAATGCCGCCCTGGAGGTAGCTTTCGCTGGCGGCTCGGTCATGGGCCTGAGTGTTGTAGGACTGGGCGTGGTGGGATTGGTGGTGCTGTTTTATATCTATGAACCCATGTTCGCTGGACTGCCCCAGACCATGGAGGTCCTCTCCGGGTTTGCCATGGGAGCCTCTTCCATTGCCTTGTTTGCCAGGGTTAGTGGCGGTATCTATACCAAGGCCGCTGACGTCGGTGCTGATCTAGTGGGCAAAGTAGAGGCTGGTATTCCGGAGGATGATCCGCGCAACCCGGCCACCATCGCTGACAATGTAGGCGACAATGTGGGGGACGTGACCGGCATGGGGGCCGATCTGTTTGAGTCCTACGTGGGATCAATTATCGGCGCGATGGTGTTGGGATCATTGGCTGTCACCTCCGGTGGCAGTGCTACCTCCCGTCTGGTGGTGCTGCCCCTCTATTTAGCTGGTGCTGGTATTCTAGCGTCCATCATCGGCACTTTTTTCGTGCGGGTCCGCGAAGGGGGCAGTCCCCAGAATGCCCTGAATCTGGGGACCTTTACGGCAGGTCTGATCACGCTGATCGCCGCCTGGTTTATCACCCGCTGGCAGCTGCCTGAGGCGGTGCAGGTGGGTGGTAAGGTCATCGCCGCTGGCTCCGTTTTTGTCGCAGCTGTAACCGGAGTAGTGGCGGGCACCCTGATCGGTCTGTTCACAGAGTACTTCACCGCCGAGAACCGGGCGCCAGCCCGGCGTATCGCGCGGCAGTCGGAAACTGGGGCAGGCACTAACATCATCGCCGGTCTTGCTAACGGTATGTTCTCAACGGTGGCGCCGATTGTGGTGATCGCCGCAGCTATTATTTTGAGCCACGTTGCCAGTGGTCTCTACGGCATCGCCATCGCCGC of Candidatus Neomarinimicrobiota bacterium contains these proteins:
- a CDS encoding ribose-phosphate diphosphokinase, encoding MKLFAGRSNPKLAQEIADELGMPLGALTIRNFRDGEIWVKFEENIRNEDVFIIQSTNPPADNIIELMLLLDAARRASAYSVTAVVPYYGYARQDRKDKPRVPISARLFLDTFEAVGASRIITMDLHSPQIQGFVNIPFDHLYSRLVLLERLKREGLTNETGVVLSPDMGSARMGQAYARYLDVGFALIDKRRPSPNRAEVVHLVGHLTDRHVLVIDDMVDTGGTLISAAEAAVENGALSVTAIATHALFSGPASADLQRSPIDHIIVTNTIDFQTKGLEDKLEVISVAKIFAASIRRITAGQSLSSLFELES
- a CDS encoding 50S ribosomal protein L25, which gives rise to MATKEYKIEVFKREESGKSGLRKLRAEGVIPGVYYAHDQQDAIPFKVTLKELRQALQSDALVYHVIVGGKRRNVLIKAIQYHPVTEEIMHVDFQGVRMDEQVEVRIPIHTIGRPIGVKDEGGQIHQALMELEIRCQASDIPAYIEVDISDLHIGHAIHAVDLDIGEVELVTSPDTMVVSVSKARGAVELPVVEEVEEEEFIFEEGAKGEAAAEARAERSSKE
- the pth gene encoding aminoacyl-tRNA hydrolase; protein product: MRLVIGLGNPGSLYAKTRHNFGYWVVDALASSRRLQFGPGKGDYLVVVQESADLALIKPTRFVNESGLSVQEALAFFRAAPEDMLVIFDDIDLPLGSIRFRPRGGAGGHKGMSSIIYQVGSEDFPRLRLGIATNALMRPSEKYVLEPFRPQDGPLVTGVLEQAVGGVNYYLEQGIERAMTQYNTRMMETQTERETHLS
- a CDS encoding sodium-translocating pyrophosphatase — encoded protein: MNQLLGLILTAGFLALVFAFWKTRWIARQDPGSERMVEIGRAIREGAMAFIKAEYRVLAVFVVAVALLLYFFNQGRGSGLGLVAISFIVGALCSGLAGFIGLRVATRANHRTTHAASKSLNAALEVAFAGGSVMGLSVVGLGVVGLVVLFYIYEPMFAGLPQTMEVLSGFAMGASSIALFARVSGGIYTKAADVGADLVGKVEAGIPEDDPRNPATIADNVGDNVGDVTGMGADLFESYVGSIIGAMVLGSLAVTSGGSATSRLVVLPLYLAGAGILASIIGTFFVRVREGGSPQNALNLGTFTAGLITLIAAWFITRWQLPEAVQVGGKVIAAGSVFVAAVTGVVAGTLIGLFTEYFTAENRAPARRIARQSETGAGTNIIAGLANGMFSTVAPIVVIAAAIILSHVASGLYGIAIAALGMLSTTGIQLSVDAYGPIADNAGGIAEMSHQAPEVRQRTDRLDAVGNTTAAIGKGFAIGSAALTALALFAAYTRVVGLESIDVGQPMVMAGILLGAMLPFLFSSLAMQAVGATASDMIEEVRRQFREIPGLMEGKQRPDYAACVNISARAALRKMVAPGLVAILTPVLVGYFATPGMLAGVLTGITSSGVLLAIFMANAGGAWDNAKKHIEGGAYGGKGSAAHKAAVTGDTVGDPFKDTAGPSLNILIKLTAVVSLVIAPLIK